A section of the Malania oleifera isolate guangnan ecotype guangnan chromosome 2, ASM2987363v1, whole genome shotgun sequence genome encodes:
- the LOC131147788 gene encoding calmodulin, which yields MAEQLTEEQIAEFKEAFSLFDKDGDGCITTKELGTVMRSLGQNPTEAELQDMINEVDADGNGTIDFPEFLNLMARKMKDTDSEEELKEAFRVFDKDQNGFISAAELRHVMTNLGEKLTDEEVDEMIREADVDGDGQINYEEFVKVMMAK from the exons ATGGCCGAGCAGCTCACCGAGGAGCAGATCGCCGAATTCAAGGAGGCTTTTAGCCTCTTCGACAAGGATGGCGATG GCTGTATCACCACTAAGGAACTTGGAACAGTGATGCGATCACTGGGGCAGAATCCCACTGAAGCTGAGCTCCAAGACATGATTAATGAGGTTGATGCTGATGGAAATGGAACAATTGACTTTCCGGAGTTCCTCAACCTGATGGCGAGGAAGATGAAGGACACTGACTCTGAGGAGGAGCTCAAGGAAGCTTTCCGGGTTTTTGACAAGGACCAGAATGGCTTCATTTCTGCAGCTGAGCTCCGCCACGTCATGACAAATCTCGGTGAGAAGCTGACTGATGAGGAGGTTGATGAGATGATTCGCGAGGCTGATGTTGATGGTGACGGGCAAATCAACTATGAGGAGTTCGTCAAGGTCATGATGGCCAAGTGA